Proteins encoded within one genomic window of Ananas comosus cultivar F153 unplaced genomic scaffold, ASM154086v1, whole genome shotgun sequence:
- the LOC109706333 gene encoding glutaredoxin-like, whose protein sequence is MGGSWSSSSSSSSSSEKRVGSEMALPKAKDIVASTPVVVFSKTYCPYCNQVKQLLAQLGANFKAIELDVESDGSEIQSALLAWTGQRTVPNVFIGGKHIGGCDTVTAKHNERKLVPLLTEAGALATAAA, encoded by the exons ATGGGAGGGTCGtggtcttcgtcgtcgtcgtcgtcgtcgtcgtcggagaagaGAGTTGGTTCGGAGATGGCGCTACCCAAGGCCAAGGACATCGTCGCTTCCACCCCCGTCGTCGTCTTCAG CAAGACATATTGTCCCTACTGCAATCAGGTTAAACAGCTGCTAGCGCAGCTCGGGGCAAATTTTAAGGCAATTGAGTTGGATGTGGAAA GTGATGGATCGGAAATTCAGTCAGCTCTGCTGGCGTGGACCGGACAGAGAACTGTTCCGAATGTTTTTATCGGTGGAAAGCATATTGGCGGTTGCGACA CCGTGACTGCAAAGCACAATGAACGGAAGCTGGTGCCTCTGCTCACGGAAGCCGGAGCCCTGGCCACCGCGGCTGCTTAA